One segment of Heterodontus francisci isolate sHetFra1 chromosome 28, sHetFra1.hap1, whole genome shotgun sequence DNA contains the following:
- the LOC137345286 gene encoding serine protease FAM111A-like produces MTAAEMAREFTFAFPDSEGERHTARGEPDQSLLSALRGSSDAFVEEERKNEGKEVQLVEREHLRGALNPGMPCRCLTENAHLEVSFSADGSLASREDSPRGRECVAFTVGPAAGKRWILKGPGPPEAGMDLCVYAMEGETAGEALSKDGRFLPQVANEGWKLVQRQTLKDVPLAQPVKQLHGGAFELEFQEPGGPSPDTCSGGSPTLRELAQELGEYLQGLLQGRAPWEAARKEFEELTGGAVPNRVPSNVAKLPLGMNEAVGTLRWSRPGNVGSASCFHLARGYVLTCYHAVKMMVGDGLPESDWGQAIREVASVSFTYKTATETQWKVMDGRLRAFSPELDYAVLGLEIPAGRAAELRPGLATWSTKPISRGVVYTVGRNFADSLMLVPLSRETEDMSSRQSFQAFSAHTFGQHPRPERVAYDTEFLHDSTSSGSPVFSYYGGLVGMHAGGYRYEDHVVEFGPTIQAVASHINLSDRSFYQLLFGANPPRKGCSVM; encoded by the coding sequence ATGACTGCAGCGGAGATGGCGAGGGAATTCACCTTTGCCTTCCCAGACTCTGAGGGAGAACGGCACACGGCGAGGGGCGAGCCCGACCAGTCTTTGCTGTCCGCCCTGAGGGGCTCCTCCGATGCCTTtgtggaggaggagaggaagaatgAGGGGAAGGAGGTCCAGCTGGTGGAGAGGGAGCACCTCCGAGGGGCCCTCAACCCGGGGATGCCCTGTAGATGCCTGACGGAGAATGCCCACCTGGAGGTGTCGTTCTCGGCGGACGGCAGCTTGGCGAGCAGAGAAGACTCGCCCCGAGGCAGGGAGTGCGTGGCGTTCACCGTCGGCCCGGCTGCTGGGAAGAGGTGGATCCTGAAAGGGCCCGGGCCGCCGGAAGCTGGGATGGACCTGTGTGTCTACGCCATGGAAGGTGAGACAGCGGGGGAGGCCCTGAGCAAGGATGGCAGGTTCCTGCCCCAGGTGGCCAACGAAGGCTGGAAGCTGGTGCAACGCCAAACCCTGAAGGACGTCCCGCTGGCTCAGCCAGTGAAGCAGCTCCACGGCGGAGCCTTCGAGCTCGAGTTTCAAGAGCCGGGGGGGCCCAGTCCAGACACTTGCTCTGGGGGGAGCCCCACGCTCCGTGAGTTGGCCCAGGAGCTCGGGGAATACTTGCAGGGGCTCCTCCAGGGCAGAGCGCCTTGGGAGGCAGCGAGAAAGGAGTTTGAGGAGCTGACGGGTGGCGCGGTCCCCAACAGGGTGCCCAGCAACGTCGCCAAACTGCCCCTGGGAATGAACGAGGCGGTGGGCACCCTGCGCTGGAGCCGCCCCGGCAACGTAGGGAGCGCCTCCTGCTTCCACCTCGCCCGGGGCTACGTCCTCACCTGCTACCACGCGGTGAAGATGATGGTGGGGGACGGGCTCCCGGAGAGTGACTGGGGCCAGGCCATCCGCGAGGTGGCCAGCGTGAGCTTCACCTACAAGACGGCCACGGAGACCCAATGGAAGGTGATGGACGGAAGGCTGCGGGCTTTCTCCCCGGAGCTGGACTACGCGGTGCTGGGACTGGAGATCCCGGCGGGACGGGCCGCCGAGCTGCGGCCGGGCCTGGCCACCTGGTCGACCAAGCCCATCTCGCGAGGGGTGGTGTACACGGTGGGGCGCAACTTCGCCGACTCGCTCATGCTCGTCCCCTTAAGCCGGGAGACCGAGGACATGTCCAGCAGGCAGAGCTTCCAGGCCTTCTCTGCCCACACTTTTGGCCAGCACCCGAGGCCCGAGAGGGTGGCCTACGACACGGAGTTCCTCCACGACTCCACCTCCTCCGGCTCTCCGGTCTTCAGTTACTACGGGGGGCTGGTGGGGATGCACGCCGGGGGCTACCGGTACGAGGACCACGTCGTGGAGTTCGGCCCCACCATCCAGGCCGTCGCCTCCCACATCAACCTGAGCGATCGCTCCTTTTACCAACTGCTGTTCGGTGCCAACCCGCCGCGGAAAGGCTGCTCAGTGATGTGA